Proteins from a single region of Caloramator sp. E03:
- a CDS encoding glycosyltransferase family 2 protein, translated as MEENKKIVSVVIPCRNEENYIGQCIESIINQSYGIENIEIIVVDGMSDDKTLDIIKKYEETYTQIKIINNEKKITPVAMNIGIRHSKGDIVMIFGAHSYMHKDYIKRVVEDFERDNVDCVGGRIINISENKTAQAIAQAMSSPFGVGNALFRFSKTKQLVDTVAFAAYKRDIFDKIGYFDEEFVRNQDDEINFRLIKSGGKILLDPDIISYYYTRGSYKKLWKQYYQYGFWKVRVIQKHKKPASLRHLVPVFFVCGLALGAFLSIFSKLIGYLYAIVLLIYLILGVAFSIKASDKNYNLVFKILFAFLILHTSYGVGFLEGLYVFYISKDKNKIDKNKKLSR; from the coding sequence ATGGAAGAAAACAAAAAAATTGTGTCTGTTGTGATACCCTGCAGGAATGAAGAAAACTATATAGGGCAATGTATTGAATCAATTATAAATCAAAGTTATGGGATTGAAAACATAGAAATAATAGTTGTTGATGGGATGTCTGATGATAAAACCTTAGACATAATTAAAAAGTATGAAGAAACCTATACTCAAATTAAAATCATAAACAATGAAAAAAAAATAACTCCTGTTGCAATGAATATAGGTATAAGGCATTCAAAAGGAGATATAGTTATGATATTTGGTGCACATTCATATATGCACAAGGATTATATTAAAAGGGTTGTTGAAGATTTTGAGAGAGATAATGTTGATTGCGTTGGAGGCAGAATAATTAACATAAGTGAAAATAAAACTGCACAAGCTATTGCTCAAGCAATGTCATCTCCCTTTGGTGTTGGTAATGCATTGTTCAGATTTTCTAAAACAAAACAGCTTGTTGATACTGTTGCATTTGCAGCATATAAAAGGGATATATTTGATAAAATAGGATATTTTGATGAGGAATTTGTAAGAAACCAAGATGATGAGATAAATTTTAGATTGATAAAGTCTGGTGGGAAGATATTGCTTGATCCTGATATAATATCCTATTATTATACAAGAGGCTCATATAAAAAACTTTGGAAACAGTATTATCAATATGGATTCTGGAAAGTTAGAGTTATTCAAAAGCATAAAAAACCGGCTTCGCTAAGACATCTTGTTCCAGTTTTCTTTGTATGTGGACTTGCATTAGGAGCATTTTTAAGCATTTTTTCAAAATTAATAGGTTATCTTTATGCTATAGTTTTGCTTATATATTTAATACTTGGAGTAGCTTTTTCAATAAAAGCATCAGATAAGAATTATAATCTTGTTTTCAAAATTTTATTTGCTTTTTTAATACTTCATACAAGCTATGGGGTAGGTTTCTTAGAAGGATTATATGTTTTTTATATTTCAAAGGATAAGAATAAAATAGATAAAAATAAGAAGCTTTCAAGATGA
- a CDS encoding glycosyltransferase family 4 protein → MKICYIANAALSHTQKWAQYFAKKGWEVHVISHKKAEIEGVHVHYIDYSLKNFLVASRKVHRLIKSINPDVLHAHQANTCGFYAATMKGYKFIVSAWGSDILLAPEKSIILRTIVKYVLKKAKFITSDSSFMSEKIVDLGADKNKIYTFPMGVEDELLNYVHKFDEDNSLSFISNRRLEKLYNIDIIIDGFYGALLKNNNIFLTIAADGSEMERLKSKVKEYKIEDKVKFVGRYNPLDVGKLLYKNDVFVSIPSSDSTSVSLLEAMCCGLFPIVSDLPANREWVHDKDNGYIIKGINSKEVEEAILWCCNNKKILKEASIKNLKIIREKALWSNNVKIVEELYESMNK, encoded by the coding sequence ATGAAGATTTGTTATATTGCAAATGCAGCCTTATCTCATACTCAAAAATGGGCACAGTATTTTGCAAAAAAAGGATGGGAAGTTCATGTTATATCCCATAAAAAAGCAGAAATAGAAGGTGTACATGTTCACTATATAGATTATAGTCTCAAAAATTTTCTGGTTGCATCAAGAAAGGTTCATAGACTTATAAAATCAATAAATCCTGATGTGCTACATGCACACCAGGCAAATACCTGTGGATTTTATGCTGCTACTATGAAAGGATATAAGTTTATAGTTTCAGCTTGGGGTTCCGATATTCTGCTTGCACCTGAAAAATCAATTATATTAAGAACAATAGTGAAATATGTTTTAAAAAAGGCTAAGTTTATAACTTCAGATTCAAGTTTTATGTCAGAAAAGATAGTAGATCTTGGGGCTGATAAAAATAAAATATATACTTTTCCGATGGGAGTAGAAGATGAACTTTTAAACTATGTCCATAAATTTGATGAAGATAATAGTTTAAGCTTTATAAGTAATAGAAGGCTTGAGAAGCTTTATAATATAGATATTATAATTGATGGTTTTTACGGGGCACTTTTGAAAAATAATAATATATTCCTCACAATTGCAGCTGATGGTAGCGAGATGGAAAGATTAAAAAGTAAGGTTAAAGAATATAAAATTGAAGATAAAGTAAAGTTTGTAGGAAGGTATAATCCTTTAGATGTAGGAAAGCTATTATATAAAAATGATGTATTTGTTTCAATACCTTCCTCAGACTCAACATCTGTTAGTTTACTTGAGGCTATGTGCTGTGGACTATTTCCTATAGTTTCAGATCTACCTGCAAATAGGGAATGGGTACATGATAAAGATAATGGTTATATAATAAAAGGTATAAATAGTAAAGAAGTTGAAGAGGCTATTTTATGGTGTTGTAATAATAAAAAAATATTAAAAGAAGCTTCAATAAAAAATTTAAAGATTATTAGAGAAAAGGCGCTTTGGAGTAATAATGTAAAAATAGTTGAAGAGCTTTATGAAAGTATGAATAAATAG
- a CDS encoding O-antigen ligase family protein: MKRLMFTKKDYIALFIILILSCILTAFLCSNIGKKDLLMIYIATVLLFIEIYLLIYSKKLSILLFIASFPLLVTARRVVYFDFLIFKITYESIYITILFLKDIKDITYRFKEAYYSGKQELLYIIFIVLFTIFAINSSIFSNNIARSIGYAYISVIVPIMFALCVYVNFDKKNIKQVIYALIFQCDLSCLYGFSQIITNRIPFNQIASSRIYITFGFHNINIFAGIVILILPFILNELLYGKNTKKETYYLFVSLLLCATGLYVTFTRGAWLAFFTSVLIILLSKRYKKFFYLLGAFCVIFIKPALSYVLRRGTNMDFSMNESSIARLQSLYTSIVIILKYPFGIGGGNFQEFYKKYMIDGYYLMPDSLRSKIVVASYSLEAAHNLWLQISTEFGVVCAVIFFVILINRLILSVKNFGIFRAEVACIISYLIFSVLTGVEFEHKGIITATIIIWIIIISIELKREKSLEAER, from the coding sequence ATGAAGAGGTTAATGTTTACTAAAAAAGATTATATAGCTTTATTTATAATTTTAATACTATCATGTATATTAACTGCTTTTTTGTGCAGTAATATAGGCAAAAAAGATTTGCTAATGATTTATATAGCAACAGTTCTCTTATTTATAGAAATATACTTATTAATATATAGTAAAAAGTTATCAATTCTTTTGTTTATTGCTTCATTTCCTTTACTTGTTACTGCAAGAAGGGTAGTGTATTTTGACTTTTTAATATTTAAGATAACTTATGAATCTATTTATATTACAATACTATTTTTAAAAGACATTAAGGATATAACTTATAGATTTAAAGAGGCTTATTATTCTGGTAAACAAGAGCTCTTATATATAATTTTTATTGTTTTATTTACTATATTTGCAATAAACAGCTCCATATTTTCAAATAATATTGCAAGAAGCATTGGATATGCCTATATATCTGTTATTGTGCCCATAATGTTTGCCCTTTGTGTATATGTTAACTTTGATAAGAAAAATATTAAACAAGTAATCTATGCATTGATATTTCAATGTGATTTAAGTTGCTTATATGGTTTTTCACAGATAATAACAAATAGAATCCCTTTTAATCAAATAGCTTCAAGTAGGATTTATATAACCTTTGGATTTCATAATATAAATATATTTGCTGGTATAGTTATACTGATTCTTCCATTTATTTTAAATGAACTTTTATATGGCAAAAATACTAAGAAAGAAACGTACTATCTTTTTGTTTCATTGTTATTATGTGCAACAGGGCTTTATGTGACATTTACTAGGGGAGCATGGCTTGCTTTCTTTACATCTGTACTTATAATTCTTTTAAGTAAAAGATATAAAAAGTTTTTTTATTTGCTTGGTGCATTTTGTGTAATATTTATAAAGCCTGCATTGTCTTATGTGTTAAGAAGAGGAACCAATATGGATTTTTCAATGAATGAATCAAGTATTGCAAGGCTTCAATCGTTATATACAAGCATTGTAATAATATTAAAATATCCCTTTGGAATAGGTGGAGGAAACTTTCAAGAATTTTATAAAAAATATATGATAGACGGTTATTATCTAATGCCAGATAGCTTAAGGTCGAAGATTGTAGTTGCATCTTATAGCCTTGAAGCAGCTCATAACCTTTGGCTTCAGATTTCAACTGAATTTGGAGTTGTATGTGCAGTAATTTTCTTTGTAATCCTTATTAATAGACTTATTTTATCGGTTAAGAATTTTGGCATTTTCAGGGCAGAAGTTGCATGCATAATATCATATCTCATATTTTCTGTGCTTACAGGTGTTGAATTTGAACATAAAGGTATAATTACTGCAACTATTATTATATGGATTATTATTATATCTATTGAATTGAAAAGAGAAAAATCTTTAGAAGCTGAAAGATAA
- a CDS encoding ABC transporter substrate-binding protein, which produces MKAKGQRLVTSYFIITIFLLVISFVYKVDLLKKNDKKLPKIAENKTVVTVFTRNSAYSSRLKKDIEKFNLENNKIYIDYKSFDDDYSNILRLSLQSSGRPDIFQLGFYDVIEKEEIYTMEDLNINNFDEIDKSRIFMYKGKNIGLKVSGATVKFVWNKDIFIKSGLNPDNPPETWQELLYYAKKIKQSNPQIVPFEFPASNFGEIKMSIGEPSVFKGDIYTTFWNYKKGEYNFNYSKDIITKYNQLYSDNLIPQDFDKKSIKDIRNDFIEGKTAMMISTSDDKAYFEDNKIDMNIGISNLPRFFGEGSRKYYLTNFNVLVVYKNDNDLNSVISVYKYLYDEYKKLNDESVKQTNLKYAEYDNMKYFDFEGNDPTGSLNINFPKVNSLIYDGIKGKMKIDEVIQNLNSYFNYMKDAKIKKEPDFLIDYIR; this is translated from the coding sequence TTGAAAGCAAAAGGACAAAGATTGGTAACTTCATATTTTATTATTACTATATTTTTATTAGTCATATCTTTTGTATATAAAGTTGATTTATTAAAGAAAAATGACAAAAAGTTACCAAAAATTGCAGAAAATAAAACTGTAGTTACTGTATTCACAAGAAACTCTGCTTATAGCAGTAGGTTAAAAAAAGATATAGAAAAGTTTAATTTAGAAAATAACAAAATCTATATAGATTACAAAAGTTTTGATGATGATTATTCCAACATATTAAGGCTTTCACTTCAGTCAAGTGGAAGACCGGATATTTTTCAGCTTGGTTTTTATGATGTTATTGAAAAAGAAGAAATATATACTATGGAAGATTTAAACATAAATAATTTTGATGAAATAGATAAGAGCAGAATTTTTATGTATAAGGGTAAAAATATTGGTTTAAAGGTTTCAGGTGCTACAGTAAAATTTGTATGGAACAAAGATATATTTATAAAAAGTGGATTAAATCCTGATAATCCTCCAGAAACTTGGCAAGAATTGCTCTATTATGCAAAAAAAATAAAGCAGTCAAATCCACAAATAGTACCCTTTGAATTTCCTGCATCTAATTTTGGAGAAATTAAAATGTCAATAGGAGAGCCAAGTGTTTTTAAAGGAGATATATATACAACCTTTTGGAACTATAAAAAGGGTGAATATAATTTTAATTATTCAAAGGATATAATTACAAAATATAATCAGTTATATAGCGATAATCTTATACCACAGGATTTTGATAAAAAAAGTATTAAAGATATAAGAAATGACTTTATTGAAGGTAAGACTGCCATGATGATAAGTACAAGCGATGATAAAGCTTATTTTGAAGATAATAAAATAGATATGAATATAGGTATATCTAATCTTCCAAGGTTCTTTGGTGAAGGCAGCAGAAAATATTATTTAACAAACTTTAATGTTTTGGTAGTATATAAAAATGATAATGATTTAAATAGTGTTATTAGTGTGTATAAATATCTCTATGATGAGTATAAAAAATTAAATGATGAAAGTGTAAAACAAACGAATTTGAAATATGCTGAATATGATAATATGAAGTATTTTGATTTTGAAGGAAATGATCCTACAGGTTCGCTTAATATTAATTTTCCAAAAGTTAACAGTTTGATATATGATGGGATTAAAGGGAAAATGAAAATAGATGAAGTTATTCAAAATCTAAATTCATATTTTAACTATATGAAGGATGCTAAAATAAAGAAAGAACCAGACTTTTTAATTGACTATATAAGATAA